Within the Vairimorpha necatrix chromosome 10, complete sequence genome, the region ttaaaaattctgaagaatttttttatgaatttgacgaaaaaatattctttatttttaaatttacatgCTTATTTCAATATAATTCTTTTCAATTCCATTTCAGCActattacaataaaatataaacatagACATTTGACATCTACACCAATTTTACACaacatattaaattaatatattcttttgtaaataaattttttttttcgagtAATGCGATTtagtattaaaatataaacctAAAATTAAATCCTATTTTATGTTGTTCTAGACTAaacatatatattaatattataacttgtataaatatatacattatttgtaaaattgaAACAGTCTTAGATATAAATACGGTAAAACTTCTtgtaagtattttttattttttttatccgTAAAATAATGTATACACATCTATAACAAACATTATTTAgaaggaaaaaaatttataattatgagGAAGGTTTTAAGAATCTACACATTATCATGATTTATAGACGGAATATgttcattaaaattaattcttTACTGTTGAAAGCaactttaatataaatacttaaaactgactgcaaaaaaaaatttagtgTCGAATAGAGTACTTCTTATAGTCTAGACGTCAAATTTATTCTATAATTATTACTagatctttatttttagatgatattattgttttttttttaatattttttactaacatcttttttgatatattttaaatatcttcCATTACTGCATGTTTTTTACAACAACAATTATCGTATGTTAGAACGAAATTTAATCAATTTGAGTATCCAACTAGGTTTGCGATAATAATTACATCTACATGCATATTTTCCTTACAATAATATCTTTCGtagtatatttatatatatattaataatattagaaGAATATAAGTAGACTTGTATCAAAACATCTATGTATAAAAGTTTATATGTATTTTCCATCAtcattttacaatatagaAACTTTTTGCAGCCAATCAAATCTGTCCATTTGAAAAGATACGTTCGGTTAGTGCTTGATCGGCTACGACAATccatatatattaataaaaaaaataaaattgaaccTTTTAGACaataaaatgatatttttagcgtgctatttaatttaaagaacgtaaaaacaaaatatcaCATGATTTTtcgataaaataaaaacgaaAACTTTATTTCGATAACTTAAATCTCATATTAGGAATCCTgtagattttataaagtaGTGTTAAGAcaataatcaaaaataaacaagatCCAAACATACAAAAAACTGTAATAAAATCTGCCCATTTGCCGAATGTATTGTAAATGATTGTATTTGCTGCACCTTCTTCATATGAGttcttaataatttctttgaCGCATGTTTCATTCAAAAATTCACAAATTGCAGtcttatttctaaatttttcagCCAATCCAAAACATCTCATTCTCAAAAAAAGTCTATAATTGATTATTGGGATGCttgatattaaataataaatgaaaCCATCATATTCCAGTTCAAGTAAATCTTTGCCAATAATAACATCTGCTAAACTTTGTATAAACAAacatgtaaaaaaaagctTGGCATTGTAtccaataaaaatagataTGAAAGTGgacaaaaaaatgtatataGCAGTCGAAATACTGAAAACTAAAAACACTATTGGATGAAATAAGATATTtcgaaaaattaaaagacaaATGCagaatttgataaaaaagaaaaggaaatttctaattaGACAATGATAAAGTATTGCCATAAAATATGTACCATATGTGTATTTGCcgtttaaatattcaagAAGAAAACATTGTTCGTCTTTACAAGTTCCCGTTTGTGGAAATAAATACCAAATAGACACAATATCATGATATAAATGATTAACTACACCAAAACTGAAACTCAAGATTTCACCATAAGAGCATTGTTTCAACTCATCATAAAAATCCAAATGTTCAGATGAAGAAGACTTATTGTAAAGACCTATTGCTCCAAAAAAAAGCGCTATGATTCCAAGTATCGCCGCGCTGCCTGTACTTATTGATCGTTGTTTGTATTTACTTTTAGTCGTAACGGCATACTTCATTATCTTCCAACTATCATATAATTTAGGTTTGAAAACAAGAGTCTTGTAATTATTGCATATTACAGCTGTATTTTCGTTTCTACATGTTgcattgtttttttcaactatattttcaacattcgatttattttttttagctTCGGGAAACTTGGAACGATCAGATATAATAACGAGCAATAATTCCGGCAGCGATAACTCTGATTCTGTAGAGATCCCATTTTCAACCAAAAAAGATTCTAATTGTTTATATGGCccaatataaaatactcCTAATTTCACTAATACAATTAAATCATCAAAGTAGCTGAAAAGACTGGCACCAGGTTGATGAATTGTAGATATAACCATACAATTATGATCCTgtgcatatttttttaaagtgtaaataatttttaatgctGTATTTGAATCTAGCCCAGTTGTAGGTTCAtctaaaatcaaaatttctGGATCATTAATCATAGATATGGCGATCAAAGCTCTTTTACGTTCACCTCCTGAAAGTGCTCCAACGagacaattttttttgtgcaATATCGCGCATCCGTCAAGTATCTTGTCGGCTTTACGTTCGTCAAATTCACAATATTTTGCCTCACCAAGAGacatataatatttcatatgATCATAAATTGACAAGTCAGGATAAAATACATCATCTTGGGGAACATATGAAAACTTCAGTTTCCATTCTTCTGGGTCTCTTTCTTCGCCATTGTATAATATTCTACCATatgtttttgatttttcaCTAATATTTCCGACAAGCATTCTAAGTAAATGAGTTTTACCACATCCACTAGAGCCAAGTACGGCTGTAAGTTTCCCAGACTCAATTTTACCAGATAAGGATTTCAAAATCTCAGCGTATTGACCATGTATATTTGGATCGACATTTGGTACGTCGTAATAAAGATTTTCAAATTGAAGTGTTTTGGTTTCTCTTTGCATTTTAGGACTGTCTTAGATTTCATattattatgaaaaaaaggagtattaattaaattaaatctttatgtttttgattTGCTAAACTTCTTTAAACCTCTAACAAAATGTTTGtcttttacaattttatctcatatatttttttatttgttctGTCGAGTATACCATTAACCGTAAACGGTAGTTGCGAGATTTGTTTTTCtggaaaaaatatcatttttagaAACGAAAACTGATCcttttactaaaaagtaaaattgattttattgtatagAAGCTGTACGTATAAATCAGAggatatttgttttatgtTGAGGCAACTTGCAAAAAagcaaattaaaaaagttgtattttaattttttttgctactaatattgatttaaaagataattCTTCCTGTAATTAGTGTAATCAAGTAAATACCACCAAAAAGGGGTTTATACATGAATGCCATACTCAGAACCAATTTGACGATATAAACTATAAGAGGCTTCTTCTTTCTTATAATATTCTATAGTATGATATGTAGAATGTTTTACATTATTACCGTCTTAAAATACCATCAAAACGATAATATTTGAATGAAAgagattaaaatttatttaaaatggaATATAATCTGCGATATATTTAATCTCCTAAAAACTTAATCAATTACTCACAAACTCTTTCGATGACGTTCTGATCTAATATTAGCGTGGGAACTGCCAGAAAAGacaatattaaagaaaatatgagGTTCACTTAGACACATAGTTTATCTTAGATGTGCCTAATATAACTAATgaattttagaatataattttttaattaaattgaCGTGGGtataaaatctataaaatataagttgataagtaaaaatgatttattcTGAGATAATAAACTAAACTACACTTAAGAAAGTTTCAGAATATtaactttatttaaaaagattctAAACACAAAGTAAACATTATTTTGCCGTACAATCTCGACAATTTTATCATACTAATAATTACTGTTagataaaagatttaaattattttctattatccaaatttaaatcattttagTCAAGtttgataatataataatatattaggaattataaattatttaagaTATCTTAAGTTACATAAACAGAATTTCTCATAAGTATAAACAAACAAgtgtattattatttttttatatattttaattttctttgcAAGCAAGGGCAAGGGAAACTCTTACATTGGTAACAGAGGGATTTAGGTGTGGTCTTTGTCAAATTGGTACTATGAGATTCTTAATCGCTATTACTTCTTCAATATACTTGCCGGTGCAACAATCTCCGCCGTACCCATTGGACTTTGGCTCTCGATAACATTTTTCCATTTATACCTCAAATCGCGTCCAGAGTGACCCCAAAGCGGATATAATCAACGGGCATAGTTTTAATAACCCGAGGATAAACATCGCCGTACTAGCTAAAAGGTTCCTACAATCATCTTTATGACACATGGCTCCTTATACCGCCACATCACTAGCCCGGCATTTTTATTGGGCTGTGTTGACCACCAGTCATCCTCTAGTTTCGTAAAAATGCTATAGAATCTCGTAAAAGGAGTTTACGAGACCTTTTATTGCCTTACTTCGTCTAGTCTTTTAGTTAGCTCTAGGATCACACCAAGATGTATCAAAAATGGGCTCTTACTGGGGAGTACCCATCAAAAGcctttatgttttattaaatcgCGCAAAGAGGATACTGTTTTTCGGCCTTAAGGTACGTTTCTTTACAAGATGCTAATCTCCCCATGGCTGGACGCGCAGAAGTTTCattaaatcaaattaaTGTTTACAGTagacatttttataatccgAAAATTTCCAATTATATCATGAAAGTAGAAACAATAGTAGTGCTTCTCGGATCTACCCAACCATTACTCAATGAAAGCATCGTCTTAGACCACTGATCTAAGTGCACACAGATTGACCTTCTATCttgcttttttttatatttatacataGAAGCTGTATGATTTAGTAAGATTATACTCTTTGTTGCGGTAAGCATACTCTGATATTTTAATcataaatatgaagaattgtataactttttaataatctataaaaataaagattcAAACAAAATGTATTCACATGctacttttatattttaggCATAGTTGCCCACAATTGCTTGACTTCTTTTTTACCTTCAAAAGGTGCTTTCATTTGATTTACTTCTCATTGAAGTCTTTCCAACCCATTCTAAAGTTGTTTTATAAGTTACAATCTTTTATTCTTTGCATCATCTAAACAAGCTTTTTGTGCTTCttttaagttttaaatGTCTTATAATGACAAGTCCTGCTAttccaattttttaattttctcaATGATATTTTGTTTGGTTAAAGTGCTTGCCTTTACTGCACTCTACTCTTTCTATCCTTGTTCCTACTTTCTAAGTAGAAATAAGATTTGTCAACTATACTTCACCTTTTCcttttattgttttgtCAAGTCataatttgaaatatttgagGATTATgcatttctaaaaaataaatatgcataagtttttaagaatttttcttatttttgaCATGTCGACCCTCTAATTACCAAAAAGCTTAGAAAATAAAGGTTATAATAAgctttttgtatataaattataattctataccattttatttattaccAAATATATTCTCTAATTCTGATCTACGATCTTGTAATACACATTCTATTATCCACAATATATTCTTAATCTCTTGCTCTTTGAGTTTAAGATATGAATACACACATGTGACATCATTGtgaatattaaaagactCCCGGTATCTTTCTAATTCCTTCTCAATAAAATCTGTGGATTTAAATCTTCCTACATCTTCAATAGTCTCCGCCTTAATAAATGAATCAATAGTCCTGCCATCAAAATTTGTAATAGCAGGAAACAAAGCTTTTCTATcagtttttatatttaaagtgTTAATAGTAAGATCAACAATGTATCTATCAGCTTCAGTCTTTAAAATCtctttcataaaaatttctctattttttaattgtaagAAAGTGTCTTCCataagatattttaaaaataaagcttGAGAATTCTGAAAGTCattatctttaaattctGTAGCCCAtttcaatttataaaaataattcctAAGAAAAGAATTCTCTACGCAGTAAATTCGCACGTCGTGCATGTCTTTACAAAACTTCAAAGTTTTTAAAGCATCAAAATGGCCAATCTcgattttttcaaaagatTTTTCTAAATCGGGATCTGCTATTTTAGATTgcaataagaaaaaaaagttatgtATCTTGTGGCTACCAATCcagtaatttaaaataatttctaatagGTCAGTTTGGCAAGATTTTAGACaacttttatattcataaaataaagtCATATTAAgtctttttttgatttcaTTCTTAGTTAATTCCATGTCTTctgttataaatttataatttttcatcAATTTGATAGAAAAttcttctaaattttcACATTGCTTCAGACTATTGTAATCTTCTTCTTTGTAGAGACACAACTTCTTACCAAAGATAGAAGAGATCAAATAACCGTATTCTTCTGTGGTTTCAAACTCATAATTCATATTAAAGGGCCCCGATTATggaaataaacaaaataacggcaaatgaaaaaaataaatttgatgaACATTTGAATAGACTTAAGGAATttatagaaga harbors:
- a CDS encoding ABC transporter; the encoded protein is MQRETKTLQFENLYYDVPNVDPNIHGQYAEILKSLSGKIESGKLTAVLGSSGCGKTHLLRMLVGNISEKSKTYGRILYNGEERDPEEWKLKFSYVPQDDVFYPDLSIYDHMKYYMSLGEAKYCEFDERKADKILDGCAILHKKNCLVGALSGGERKRALIAISMINDPEILILDEPTTGLDSNTALKIIYTLKKYAQDHNCMVISTIHQPGASLFSYFDDLIVLVKLGVFYIGPYKQLESFLVENGISTESELSLPELLLVIISDRSKFPEAKKNKSNVENIVEKNNATCRNENTAVICNNYKTLVFKPKLYDSWKIMKYAVTTKSKYKQRSISTGSAAILGIIALFFGAIGLYNKSSSSEHLDFYDELKQCSYGEILSFSFGVVNHLYHDIVSIWYLFPQTGTCKDEQCFLLEYLNGKYTYGTYFMAILYHCLIRNFLFFFIKFCICLLIFRNILFHPIVFLVFSISTAIYIFLSTFISIFIGYNAKLFFTCLFIQSLADVIIGKDLLELEYDGFIYYLISSIPIINYRLFLRMRCFGLAEKFRNKTAICEFLNETCVKEIIKNSYEEGAANTIIYNTFGKWADFITVFCMFGSCLFLIIVLTLLYKIYRIPNMRFKLSK
- a CDS encoding V-type proton ATPase subunit d (VATL2), with the protein product MNYEFETTEEYGYLISSIFGKKLCLYKEEDYNSLKQCENLEEFSIKLMKNYKFITEDMELTKNEIKKRLNMTLFYEYKSCLKSCQTDLLEIILNYWIGSHKIHNFFFLLQSKIADPDLEKSFEKIEIGHFDALKTLKFCKDMHDVRIYCVENSFLRNYFYKLKWATEFKDNDFQNSQALFLKYLMEDTFLQLKNREIFMKEILKTEADRYIVDLTINTLNIKTDRKALFPAITNFDGRTIDSFIKAETIEDVGRFKSTDFIEKELERYRESFNIHNDVTCVYSYLKLKEQEIKNILWIIECVLQDRRSELENIFGNK